Proteins encoded within one genomic window of Planctomycetota bacterium:
- a CDS encoding ABC transporter ATP-binding protein: protein MIELHDVTRTFGRKIAVNQLTLSVPRGELFAFLGENGAGKTTTIKMLVGLLRPNSGIVRVCGLNVFDADRAASRLMAYVPDEPHLYDKLSGREFLRFIAGMYGMSDAEARRRADEQIERLELNEYVDELCESYSHGTKQRLVIGAAMLHDPAVMVVDEPMVGLDPRSARVVKDLFRARAKAGATIFMSTHTLALAEEIADRIGIIAHGRLRCVGTLDELRRDHGGGGAASLEEVFLRVTRDRPAVGDGKSASAEPVGAEPASP from the coding sequence ATGATTGAACTTCACGACGTCACCCGCACTTTCGGTCGCAAAATCGCGGTCAACCAGCTCACCCTGTCGGTGCCGCGCGGCGAGCTGTTCGCGTTCCTGGGCGAGAATGGCGCGGGCAAGACCACCACGATCAAAATGCTGGTCGGACTGCTTCGTCCCAACTCGGGAATCGTGCGTGTCTGCGGCCTGAACGTGTTTGACGCCGACCGAGCGGCCAGCCGGCTGATGGCCTATGTACCTGACGAGCCTCACTTGTACGACAAGCTTTCGGGACGCGAGTTCCTGCGATTCATTGCCGGCATGTACGGCATGAGCGACGCCGAGGCCCGCCGCCGCGCCGACGAACAGATCGAACGACTCGAACTGAATGAGTACGTTGACGAGCTGTGCGAGTCATACTCGCACGGTACCAAGCAGCGGTTGGTGATCGGCGCGGCCATGCTGCACGACCCGGCCGTGATGGTGGTCGACGAGCCGATGGTCGGACTCGACCCGCGCAGCGCCCGGGTGGTGAAAGATCTGTTCCGCGCGCGTGCCAAGGCCGGAGCGACGATTTTCATGTCGACCCACACGCTGGCGCTAGCCGAGGAGATCGCCGACCGGATCGGAATCATCGCCCACGGGCGATTGCGCTGTGTGGGGACGCTCGACGAGCTGCGCCGCGACCACGGCGGCGGCGGCGCGGCGAGTTTGGAAGAAGTGTTTCTGCGCGTGACGCGCGACAGGCCAGCCGTTGGTGATGGCAAGTCCGCTAGTGCTGAGCCAGTCGGCGCCGAGCCAGCTAGTCCCTGA